GAGAAATACAATCAAGAAATTATAAATATATTTGAAAATTATAAAAAAATATATGATACAGAATTATAAAAAAATATTTTGAAAAAAAATTTTGAAAAATTAAAAATAGAAATGAAATATGAATTATCTATGAAATACTGGGAAAGTATTTATGAATGTTTGAATGGAACAAGTTTAAGAGGATATTTAGAATATAATTCTGATAGTCTTCCAAATTTGGAAGAACTAAAAAATTTATATTCATTATTAGAAAAAGAAGAAATAAAATTAAAAAAAGGTTATAATAAAAAAGATGTATTAAAATCTCTTACAACAAATCCTTTTATTTTAAAATATGATATTACTGAAAATGGTATAAATATAAATAATATGTCTGAAGGGAATAAATCTTTTGTTTTGTTAGAATTGATTATTCAACTAGGTAATAATGAATTTCCAATTTTAATTGATCAACCAGAAGATGATTTAGATAATAGATCAGTTTATGAAGGCTTAGTAAAATTTTTAAGAAATAAAAAAATAGAAAGACAAATAATTGTAGCCACACATAATGCTAATGTTGTTGTTGGGGCAGATGCTGAGAATATAATAGTTGCAAATCAAAATGGAGTGGGAACTGAAAATTATAATGAAAGGCAATTTAATTATAAAAATGGAGCTTTAGAAAATCAAATAAAAGATAGCAAAGATATATTAGGAAGAAGAACTATTCAAGAACATATTTGTGAAATATTGGAAGGAGGAAAGCAGGCATTTGAAAGAAGAAAAAGAAAATATAAATTTTAGAACATAAAAAAAGCTTGTAAACTTTAGAGAGTGTAGAAAAAAGTCTGTAAATTGTTAAAAAATATAGCCTTCTATGGTATTTCTACCATAGGAGGCTATCATTATTTTACCTATTTTCCTTCAACAATAACTTCTTCAACAGATTCAGCTGCTGATTTTTCAGCTATTAAATCTTCAATATGTTCTTTCATTTCAGTTAAACCTTCAATATCTAAATTATCAAGATTTGAACAAGAAGAAGTTTTAATATTGATTCCTTGTTTTCTTAAAAAGTCATCAACCTTAGCTTGATTTTTCTTATATAGATAAAAAGCTACTGCTGCTACTCCAACTCCAACTGCTGCACCTACTAAATGATTTTTTGTTATTCCATTTCCAAACATTTTTTTACCTCCTAATTTATTCCTTATTATAATTACTATATTAATAAAATGAGTGAGTTACATTCTTAGTAACAAATCATTTTAATACTTACTTAAAGTTACATATTTTTCATTAAATTGACAATAATTGCTATGTTTCCTAAAAAATATATGATGAACAAAATCTGAAAAATTTTCTATTGAGTTATCATCTATAATAGTTGCTGTGTACTGATAACCTTTTTCAGTTTTCATTCTAAAAACTTTGACAAGTTTTGTCATATTATGTGATACTGTTAAGTGTCTACCAAATGTTGTTAACCACATAATAAGAACTGAACTTAATTTTTGTTCTGTAAAGA
This DNA window, taken from Fusobacterium simiae, encodes the following:
- a CDS encoding OLD family protein, with translation MKKNFEKLKIEMKYELSMKYWESIYECLNGTSLRGYLEYNSDSLPNLEELKNLYSLLEKEEIKLKKGYNKKDVLKSLTTNPFILKYDITENGININNMSEGNKSFVLLELIIQLGNNEFPILIDQPEDDLDNRSVYEGLVKFLRNKKIERQIIVATHNANVVVGADAENIIVANQNGVGTENYNERQFNYKNGALENQIKDSKDILGRRTIQEHICEILEGGKQAFERRKRKYKF